One genomic segment of Candidatus Nomurabacteria bacterium includes these proteins:
- a CDS encoding DUF1295 domain-containing protein: MVEQIMGYDPFNMFLFLSVMILLGFFVLLFGVSIFLKNNNVVDLGWGLGFPLLAWMIYFFDENVTSVQMILNTLVTIWGLRLTIYLAIRSFKAGEDWRYRNLRKSWYQNYYINAFLKIYMLQAISMLIVTLPLIYVAGIDSNRISIVQATFILIWTIGFYLESLADLQLYQFKSNSENNGRLLTKGVWGLSRHPNYLGEMIMWWSVAIISVSDLSSIWVLVAPFFLTIMIYKVTGVKLMEKKLKGYEGYIDYMRKTRAVLPNLRLGSQEAQVA, from the coding sequence ATGGTCGAACAAATCATGGGATATGACCCCTTTAATATGTTTCTGTTTCTTTCTGTAATGATCCTACTTGGGTTTTTTGTACTTCTATTCGGAGTATCAATCTTCCTGAAGAATAATAATGTGGTAGATCTCGGCTGGGGCTTAGGATTTCCATTATTGGCTTGGATGATCTATTTCTTCGATGAAAATGTAACTTCAGTACAGATGATCTTAAATACGCTTGTCACAATATGGGGTTTGAGATTGACGATATATTTAGCCATTAGAAGTTTTAAAGCCGGAGAAGATTGGCGCTATCGAAATTTGCGAAAATCGTGGTATCAAAATTACTATATTAATGCATTTCTCAAGATCTATATGCTTCAAGCGATCTCAATGTTGATAGTCACCCTCCCTTTGATCTATGTCGCCGGAATAGATAGCAACCGTATAAGCATCGTACAAGCAACATTCATCCTGATATGGACGATCGGATTCTACCTAGAGAGCCTTGCTGATCTTCAGTTATATCAATTCAAGTCAAACTCTGAAAATAATGGGAGGCTCCTTACAAAAGGAGTTTGGGGGTTATCGAGACATCCGAACTATCTTGGTGAAATGATCATGTGGTGGTCAGTAGCCATTATTTCGGTAAGTGATCTTAGTTCAATATGGGTTCTGGTCGCACCATTTTTCCTAACAATCATGATCTATAAAGTGACAGGAGTGAAGCTAATGGAGAAGAAACTGAAAGGATACGAAGGATATATTGACTATATGAGAAAAACTAGAGCGGTGCTACCAAATCTTAGACTTGGATCGCAAGAGGCTCAAGTCGCGTAA
- a CDS encoding Type 1 glutamine amidotransferase-like domain-containing protein: MIVLGGGGDEKSGYEAHKHFYTLIGKDNPRILYIPVALDPTKHPWDSCLSWITNAFYGFGDIHFDMITELDQLSGSALTQYDGIYIGGGNTYKLLKIIYDTEVDEALRNYEKKGVIFGGSAGAIIMGADISTAETFDPNEVGLDVTKGLDMISGYSVWPHYTEDHTSKIKEWVNDHQIPVLALSEEDTATLADGKWSLSGIHPQLFDLQQ; the protein is encoded by the coding sequence ATGATCGTACTTGGTGGAGGTGGAGATGAAAAAAGCGGGTATGAAGCTCATAAACACTTTTACACACTCATAGGCAAGGATAACCCGAGAATACTGTACATCCCTGTCGCTCTTGACCCCACAAAACATCCTTGGGACAGTTGTTTATCATGGATAACAAATGCTTTTTATGGATTTGGCGATATTCATTTTGATATGATCACAGAATTAGACCAGCTATCTGGTTCTGCTCTCACGCAATATGATGGCATATATATCGGTGGTGGGAACACCTATAAACTTCTCAAGATCATATACGACACAGAGGTTGATGAAGCACTACGCAATTATGAAAAGAAAGGAGTGATCTTTGGGGGGAGTGCAGGAGCGATCATAATGGGTGCAGATATCTCTACAGCTGAGACATTTGATCCAAATGAGGTTGGTTTAGATGTAACGAAAGGTTTAGATATGATTTCTGGTTATTCAGTATGGCCTCACTACACAGAAGATCATACTTCTAAAATAAAAGAATGGGTTAATGACCACCAGATCCCGGTATTAGCACTCTCTGAAGAAGATACAGCCACTCTTGCAGATGGCAAATGGTCTTTATCCGGAATTCATCCTCAACTTTTCGATCTGCAACAGTAG
- the phrB gene encoding deoxyribodipyrimidine photo-lyase produces the protein MIDERRVRQIKGAIGEGSGEEKMREEETGSKVAVEKGSGVVVYWMRRDQRVDENWAFIHALQKALAYKVPLVVYFQIIQNYQYPYHRHFDFMLPGLEEVERRCHTLGVGTHITIGNGVADLIRFLQEVGASLLVTDHTPLRGPSSQITKLQDQVNIPIHVVDAHNVIPVWETSDKQEYSARTIRGKIYKLLDQFLVKFPEVDQLVARSKPPSFQTRFNKIDVEEIKSKLDLKPPAPVSWLTPGYEAGMSKLEDFITVKLANYAEKRNDPNEDSLSDLSPYLHFGQISAQEVVSQVLAIGNSGSEAFIEEILIRRELSENYCFYNENYDKFAGLPEWGKRTLEKHSMDTREHLYTLDELERGVTHDALWNSAQSQMIHTGKMHGYMRMYWAKKILEWTKTPQEAHRIAVYLNDKYELDGRDPNGYTGVAWAIGGLHDRPWVERQIFGNIRYMNYNGAKRKFDVDDYISRNSYNSK, from the coding sequence ATGATTGATGAACGAAGAGTCAGACAGATCAAAGGAGCGATAGGTGAAGGATCTGGAGAGGAAAAAATGAGAGAGGAAGAAACTGGATCGAAAGTAGCGGTCGAGAAAGGGTCTGGAGTTGTTGTTTACTGGATGCGTCGAGATCAACGAGTAGATGAGAATTGGGCTTTTATACATGCTCTACAGAAGGCATTAGCATATAAAGTACCCTTAGTAGTATATTTTCAGATAATACAAAATTATCAGTATCCTTATCATAGACATTTCGATTTTATGCTACCAGGACTCGAGGAAGTTGAGCGGAGATGTCATACCCTCGGTGTCGGAACCCATATAACGATCGGAAATGGGGTTGCAGATCTCATTAGATTCTTGCAGGAAGTAGGTGCAAGTTTGTTAGTGACAGATCATACTCCACTTAGAGGACCAAGCTCTCAGATCACAAAATTACAAGATCAGGTGAATATCCCTATCCATGTTGTAGATGCACATAATGTCATACCAGTTTGGGAAACCTCAGATAAGCAGGAATATTCAGCAAGAACGATACGAGGGAAGATCTACAAACTACTTGATCAGTTCCTTGTGAAATTTCCTGAGGTCGATCAATTGGTAGCACGATCAAAACCTCCATCTTTTCAGACACGGTTCAATAAGATCGATGTTGAAGAAATTAAGTCGAAATTAGACCTAAAACCTCCTGCACCTGTGTCTTGGCTAACACCAGGATATGAAGCTGGTATGAGCAAACTAGAAGATTTCATAACTGTAAAATTAGCTAATTATGCAGAGAAGAGAAACGATCCAAACGAGGATAGCCTCTCAGATCTCTCGCCATATCTGCACTTTGGACAGATCTCAGCTCAAGAGGTAGTTAGTCAGGTTCTTGCGATCGGAAATTCTGGATCTGAAGCATTCATAGAGGAGATCCTGATAAGGAGGGAGCTTTCGGAAAACTACTGTTTTTATAATGAAAATTATGATAAATTTGCCGGATTGCCCGAATGGGGTAAAAGAACATTAGAGAAGCATTCTATGGACACTCGTGAGCATTTATATACTCTAGATGAATTAGAGCGTGGAGTGACACATGATGCTTTATGGAATTCTGCGCAGTCTCAGATGATACATACAGGTAAAATGCATGGGTATATGAGGATGTATTGGGCAAAAAAGATCCTAGAATGGACAAAAACACCTCAGGAGGCACATCGAATAGCGGTCTATCTGAATGATAAGTATGAATTGGATGGTAGAGATCCAAATGGATATACCGGAGTTGCTTGGGCTATTGGTGGATTGCACGATCGACCCTGGGTTGAGCGACAGATATTTGGAAATATCCGATATATGAATTACAATGGAGCTAAAAGGAAATTTGATGTAGATGACTACATATCCCGAAATTCGTATAATTCAAAATAA